One Thermodesulfobacteriota bacterium DNA segment encodes these proteins:
- a CDS encoding cytochrome c3 family protein yields MKTRLQRPATLLIIAFSVALFLAFSTMWAAPPEKKVDSRKPPAVAKPAESPQKGEKLIIRGREYCYECIDNSECLSCHGNKINERKFAQSVHGANSCNSCHWDITDIKTHTKPKGARIHAEPVTCHRCHKKEGAEHYASAHFINDIQCKDCHKDIHEMTPWKGDKKRVIEKCTTCHSDDGYLESVHGKAVLAGNVDAPDCSDCHGLHKVPILKGDEPKVVQFRKEFHTEVCLKCHDNREMMERNKVLPIATQTYFESYHGKVEKLGYPTLVAGCADCHGFHSILPAEDPKSLISDERLTETCGKCHPGTTKNFTLWVAHAAHDDPERYPVFYWTFVLMTTLLISVFTMFWIHTFLWWRRDFWEKREMRAKGIFFPLHHVKLEEAGLMYRRFSTFDISLHFTMMITFIALVLTGLPLKFSHAPWAKGLMAFLGGAEMAGLIHRIAAAITFLYFGAALCYIVYFLFFKRLPGNPNPLQKLFGPDSLFPRWKDVTDIIGMIRWFFNKGPKPKFDRWTYWEKFDFLAVFWGMFAIGLSGLMLWFPEFFCIFLPGWVLNIAQIVHSDEALLASGFIFTVHFFNTHFRPSKFPFDPVIFTGRLPKYELVEERPEQYQRLVAQNRLETYRTKYPSAWVDLFSNVMGFAMLAIGLFCIFLIGWEFLR; encoded by the coding sequence ATGAAGACTCGTCTCCAAAGGCCAGCCACCCTTCTCATCATCGCCTTTTCGGTTGCCCTCTTTCTGGCCTTCAGCACAATGTGGGCAGCCCCTCCGGAAAAGAAGGTGGACTCCCGTAAACCGCCCGCCGTCGCCAAACCTGCCGAATCTCCCCAAAAGGGAGAAAAGCTCATCATTAGGGGCAGGGAATATTGTTATGAATGCATCGACAATTCGGAATGTCTCAGTTGCCACGGGAACAAGATCAACGAGAGGAAGTTCGCCCAGTCGGTCCACGGGGCCAATTCCTGCAACAGCTGCCATTGGGATATCACCGATATCAAAACCCACACGAAGCCCAAGGGGGCCCGAATTCACGCCGAACCGGTCACCTGCCACCGTTGCCATAAGAAGGAGGGAGCCGAACATTATGCGAGCGCCCATTTTATCAACGACATCCAGTGCAAGGACTGCCACAAGGATATCCACGAGATGACCCCCTGGAAGGGGGACAAGAAGAGGGTGATCGAAAAATGTACCACCTGCCATAGCGACGACGGCTACCTGGAAAGCGTCCACGGGAAGGCCGTCCTGGCCGGAAACGTCGATGCCCCGGATTGCAGCGATTGTCACGGATTGCATAAGGTTCCCATTTTGAAAGGCGATGAGCCGAAGGTGGTTCAGTTTCGAAAGGAGTTTCACACAGAGGTCTGTCTCAAATGCCACGACAATCGAGAGATGATGGAAAGGAACAAGGTCCTTCCCATCGCCACCCAGACCTATTTCGAAAGTTATCATGGGAAGGTCGAGAAGCTGGGATATCCGACCCTGGTGGCGGGATGTGCCGATTGTCACGGATTCCACAGCATCCTCCCTGCCGAGGACCCGAAATCGCTCATCTCGGACGAAAGGCTGACCGAAACCTGCGGGAAATGCCACCCTGGAACCACGAAGAACTTCACCCTCTGGGTGGCCCACGCCGCCCATGACGACCCCGAGCGATATCCCGTCTTCTACTGGACCTTTGTCCTCATGACCACCCTGCTGATCTCGGTCTTCACCATGTTCTGGATCCATACCTTCCTTTGGTGGCGGAGGGATTTCTGGGAGAAGAGGGAGATGAGGGCCAAGGGGATCTTCTTCCCCCTCCACCATGTGAAGTTGGAGGAGGCGGGCCTGATGTATCGTCGCTTCAGCACCTTCGATATCTCCCTCCACTTCACCATGATGATCACCTTCATCGCCCTCGTCCTCACAGGACTCCCCTTAAAATTTTCCCATGCTCCGTGGGCAAAAGGATTGATGGCCTTTTTGGGAGGGGCGGAGATGGCCGGTTTGATCCACCGGATCGCCGCCGCCATCACCTTCCTCTACTTCGGGGCTGCCCTCTGCTATATCGTCTACTTCCTCTTTTTCAAAAGATTGCCGGGAAATCCCAACCCCCTGCAGAAACTCTTCGGCCCGGATTCCCTTTTCCCGCGCTGGAAGGATGTCACGGATATCATCGGAATGATCCGCTGGTTCTTCAACAAAGGCCCCAAGCCAAAATTCGACCGGTGGACCTATTGGGAGAAGTTCGACTTTCTTGCGGTCTTCTGGGGGATGTTCGCCATCGGCCTTTCGGGCCTGATGCTCTGGTTCCCCGAATTCTTCTGCATCTTCCTGCCGGGCTGGGTGCTCAACATCGCCCAGATCGTCCACTCGGACGAGGCCCTTCTGGCCTCCGGCTTCATCTTCACGGTCCACTTCTTCAATACCCATTTCCGTCCCTCGAAGTTCCCCTTCGATCCGGTCATCTTCACCGGAAGGCTTCCGAAGTACGAACTGGTCGAAGAGCGGCCCGAACAGTATCAGCGATTGGTCGCCCAGAACCGGCTGGAGACCTACCGGACCAAATACCCCAGCGCCTGGGTGGACCTCTTCTCGAACGTCATGGGATTCGCCATGCTGGCCATCGGGCTTTTCTGTATCTTTTTGATCGGATGGGAGTTTCTGAGGTAA
- a CDS encoding zinc ribbon domain-containing protein encodes MPTYAYRSSAPDRGCAYCHQGFEILQRMTDPPITQCPRCQHPVSRVLFAPTVVIKGSPLSEADRKIREYEKQGMWSHAAELADKEAEKTKREDLRVRALEDYKKAGYDFDKYDTEKY; translated from the coding sequence ATGCCAACCTATGCCTATCGGTCTTCGGCCCCGGATCGAGGATGCGCCTATTGTCATCAAGGTTTCGAGATCCTTCAGAGGATGACCGATCCGCCCATCACCCAGTGCCCCAGATGTCAACATCCCGTTTCGAGGGTCCTCTTCGCTCCCACGGTGGTGATCAAGGGGAGCCCGTTAAGCGAGGCCGACCGGAAGATCCGGGAGTACGAAAAGCAGGGGATGTGGAGCCACGCCGCCGAACTCGCCGACAAAGAAGCCGAGAAGACGAAGCGGGAGGATCTCAGAGTTCGGGCCCTGGAGGATTATAAGAAGGCGGGCTATGATTTCGATAAGTACGATACAGAGAAATATTAA
- a CDS encoding ATP-binding cassette domain-containing protein, which produces MITLSHIEKQFGGRYLFKDCSLQIGVRDRIGLIGPNGSGKTTLFRMILGQEPIDGGEILIAKGVRMGYLPQEVIPFRGETVLGEVLKGAREIASLQDKLSLLEEELSKAQDPVVQEKLAEAYGSLQGYFMQLGGYGLEAKAKEILHGLGFQERDLQRSTDELSGGWLMRVALSKILLQAPDLLLLDEPTNYLDLQSMIWLEDFLLNFPGAMVIVSHDRVFLNHLVDRIAEIEGQKIHLYPGNYDRYLEEKERRRQVLEATFKAQQRKIEQTQRFIERFRAKNTKASQVQSRIKWLEKIDRIELPKERREIRFEFPAPKRSGHKVIEVKNLHKRYGETVVYAGIDLTLFRGDKVALVGPNGAGKSTLLKILAGVLDYEEGEVLLGKDVTRAYFAQHQFDLLHPEHTVYEELSSMATEESQTRLRTLLGTFLFSGEDIEKKVSVLSGGEKSRLVLAKMLLQPANFLLLDEPTSHLDIASRDVLEKALKQFQGTICLITHDRHLINQIATKVIEIDRGVPKVYLGNYDDYLYKKQRSGEADQEIKVEVEKRGESLQKKTSKSLIKEERRKRAQEMDRFRRELSGLEKRFQETERSLDEATRRLDLLNERLSDPKLYLDPNETHETIEAHRKVREEVQQLTQLWEALALELEEMKMRPLRV; this is translated from the coding sequence ATGATCACCCTGAGTCATATTGAGAAACAATTCGGGGGCCGATACCTCTTCAAAGATTGCTCGCTTCAGATAGGGGTAAGAGACCGAATCGGCCTGATCGGGCCCAACGGGTCAGGCAAGACGACCCTCTTCCGGATGATCCTCGGTCAAGAGCCGATCGACGGCGGCGAGATCCTCATCGCCAAGGGAGTCAGGATGGGATACCTCCCCCAGGAGGTGATCCCGTTCCGGGGGGAGACGGTCCTGGGAGAAGTCCTCAAAGGAGCCCGGGAGATCGCCTCCCTCCAGGACAAGTTGAGCCTCCTCGAGGAGGAGCTTTCTAAGGCCCAAGATCCGGTGGTTCAAGAGAAATTGGCCGAAGCCTATGGGAGCCTTCAGGGCTATTTTATGCAACTCGGAGGGTATGGGCTCGAAGCCAAAGCAAAGGAGATCCTCCATGGATTGGGATTCCAAGAAAGGGATCTTCAGCGATCGACCGATGAATTGAGCGGGGGCTGGTTGATGCGGGTGGCCCTTTCGAAGATCCTCCTCCAGGCCCCCGATCTTCTCCTGCTCGACGAGCCCACGAATTACCTCGACCTCCAATCGATGATCTGGCTGGAGGATTTCCTCCTCAACTTTCCGGGAGCGATGGTCATCGTCTCGCACGATCGCGTCTTCCTCAATCATCTCGTCGACCGGATCGCGGAGATCGAAGGGCAGAAGATCCACCTCTATCCTGGCAATTATGACCGTTACCTTGAGGAGAAGGAGCGTCGCAGACAAGTTCTCGAGGCGACCTTCAAAGCCCAGCAGAGGAAGATCGAGCAGACTCAACGGTTTATAGAACGGTTTCGGGCGAAGAACACCAAGGCGAGCCAGGTTCAGAGCCGGATCAAGTGGCTTGAAAAGATCGATCGGATCGAACTGCCCAAAGAGCGAAGAGAGATTCGATTCGAATTTCCCGCCCCGAAGAGATCCGGCCACAAAGTCATCGAGGTGAAAAACCTCCACAAACGATACGGAGAGACCGTGGTCTATGCAGGGATCGATCTCACCCTGTTTCGGGGCGACAAGGTCGCCCTGGTCGGGCCCAACGGGGCAGGCAAATCCACCCTGCTGAAAATCTTAGCGGGCGTTCTCGATTATGAAGAAGGCGAGGTCCTCCTCGGAAAGGACGTGACCCGAGCCTACTTTGCCCAACACCAGTTCGATCTGCTTCATCCCGAACATACCGTCTACGAAGAGCTCTCCTCCATGGCCACGGAGGAGAGCCAGACCCGGCTTCGAACCCTCCTCGGGACCTTCCTTTTCAGCGGAGAGGATATCGAGAAGAAGGTCTCCGTTTTAAGCGGTGGCGAGAAGAGCCGTCTCGTCCTGGCCAAGATGCTCCTCCAACCGGCCAACTTCCTCCTTCTGGATGAACCGACTAGCCACCTCGATATCGCCTCGAGAGATGTCCTGGAGAAGGCCCTGAAACAGTTTCAGGGGACGATCTGCCTCATCACCCACGACCGCCATCTCATCAACCAGATCGCCACCAAGGTGATCGAGATCGACCGGGGCGTTCCGAAGGTCTATCTGGGAAATTACGATGACTATCTCTATAAAAAGCAACGGTCGGGAGAGGCTGACCAAGAGATTAAGGTCGAGGTTGAGAAGAGAGGAGAATCTTTACAAAAAAAGACGTCGAAATCTCTGATTAAAGAAGAGCGGAGGAAGAGGGCACAGGAGATGGACCGATTCAGAAGAGAGCTCTCCGGCCTCGAAAAAAGATTTCAGGAGACCGAGAGGTCCCTTGACGAAGCCACCCGGAGGCTGGATCTTCTCAACGAGAGGCTCTCCGACCCTAAGCTCTATCTCGACCCGAATGAGACCCACGAGACGATCGAGGCCCACCGGAAGGTTCGGGAGGAGGTTCAGCAGCTCACCCAGCTTTGGGAGGCCCTTGCCCTGGAACTGGAGGAGATGAAGATGAGACCCCTTCGTGTTTGA
- a CDS encoding GNAT family N-acetyltransferase, whose translation MDEVVLTGYVPGAIGRLVELHGTYYHQNWGFGLFFEAKVASEMAEFLSRFDPSRDGFWVLCNKGRVEGGIAIDGIQAKTAGAHLRWFILSSEVRGKGFGKRLLKEAVSFCKRKGYPRIYLNTFEGLHPARHLYEKFGFKLTHQAEGARWGTKVLEQRFELSL comes from the coding sequence ATGGATGAAGTCGTCTTAACCGGGTATGTTCCGGGAGCGATCGGGAGGCTGGTGGAACTCCACGGGACCTACTACCACCAGAACTGGGGATTCGGGCTCTTCTTTGAAGCCAAAGTGGCCTCGGAAATGGCTGAATTTCTCAGCCGGTTCGATCCCTCCAGAGATGGCTTTTGGGTCCTCTGTAACAAAGGCCGGGTGGAGGGTGGCATTGCGATCGATGGGATTCAAGCCAAGACGGCAGGAGCTCACCTCCGATGGTTTATCCTATCTTCTGAAGTCAGAGGGAAGGGTTTTGGAAAGAGGCTCCTAAAGGAGGCGGTCTCCTTCTGCAAACGGAAAGGCTACCCGAGGATTTACCTCAACACCTTCGAGGGGCTTCATCCCGCCCGCCACCTCTATGAGAAGTTCGGATTCAAACTGACCCATCAGGCCGAAGGGGCCCGATGGGGGACAAAGGTCCTCGAACAGAGATTCGAGCTTTCCCTCTGA
- a CDS encoding DUF6178 family protein, producing the protein MDETTAIRLPEDPQEAQKAFRSLPFRDQLEMVLRQRGKERLQTLFLSEHPEELVTALPEQEVFFTVKEVGERDCLDLIALTTPEQFQYLLDLEFWKRDQLDPEKVLHWIEILLESGEKKVAQFLRTTDLEFIVLLLKKFLRVALWEGELTEQMDRLPPFTLDQFYFIQFKGVGAREVLEPFLRAFHRIDPDGYRRAMEALLYELESELEETGYRLRNGRLNDYGFPDFEEALEIYQYVSPESIAKEVRTPSKPIEPSRREGSFYYLTFQDEGPFFSRVLSRIDHPEELDRLKLELTSLCNKAIVAEAIDLSNLAGMERAVKKAYHYLNLGLQYLSQEEEGKATEVLRSLPLLKIFQCGVSLTLRLRRKAQTILNGSWLEGDRESLILLDPPHFETMEGLLRKRPSFYRNGIHDDFRDLRDLSAMEQFLESIEAVLSFFKGTLPITPRSLKTMDLSGCLPERWEEITLSTILLTALANQILQARFQFEPVERGRLGELLAYLFERDAGGEGILKGEVRHGLVHFLQSVNPNPQEGPHLADFLDFSLNLLQEGFGKIPAGEEIDPRFVKGLLIRL; encoded by the coding sequence ATGGACGAAACCACCGCTATAAGACTGCCAGAAGACCCCCAGGAGGCCCAAAAAGCCTTCCGCTCCCTCCCCTTCCGGGATCAACTGGAAATGGTCCTCCGCCAACGGGGAAAAGAACGGCTACAAACCCTCTTTCTCTCCGAACATCCCGAAGAATTGGTCACGGCCCTGCCTGAGCAGGAGGTCTTCTTTACGGTGAAGGAGGTCGGCGAGAGGGATTGTCTCGACCTGATCGCCCTGACCACGCCGGAGCAGTTCCAATACCTGCTCGATCTTGAATTTTGGAAAAGGGACCAACTCGACCCCGAGAAGGTCCTCCACTGGATCGAAATCCTTCTCGAGTCGGGCGAAAAGAAGGTGGCCCAATTCCTACGGACCACCGATCTCGAATTTATCGTCCTCCTCCTCAAGAAGTTTCTGAGGGTGGCCCTGTGGGAAGGGGAACTGACCGAACAGATGGACCGCCTTCCTCCGTTCACCTTAGATCAATTCTACTTCATCCAGTTTAAAGGGGTGGGGGCCCGGGAGGTCCTGGAACCCTTTTTAAGGGCCTTCCACCGAATCGATCCTGACGGCTACCGAAGGGCGATGGAGGCCCTCCTTTACGAGCTGGAATCGGAGCTCGAAGAAACGGGTTACCGCCTGAGAAATGGCCGGCTGAACGATTACGGATTCCCAGACTTCGAGGAGGCCTTGGAAATTTATCAATATGTCTCTCCTGAATCGATTGCCAAAGAGGTCAGGACCCCTTCCAAACCGATAGAGCCCTCTCGCAGAGAGGGTTCCTTTTATTATCTCACGTTCCAGGACGAAGGCCCCTTTTTCTCAAGGGTCCTTTCCCGAATCGACCACCCCGAGGAGCTGGATCGTCTGAAGCTGGAGTTGACCTCGCTCTGCAACAAGGCCATCGTGGCGGAGGCCATCGACCTGTCCAATCTCGCGGGAATGGAGCGGGCCGTGAAAAAGGCCTACCACTATCTGAACCTCGGCCTTCAATACCTCAGCCAGGAGGAGGAAGGGAAGGCGACCGAAGTCCTTCGATCTCTCCCCCTCTTGAAGATCTTCCAGTGCGGGGTCAGCCTGACCCTCCGGCTCAGAAGGAAAGCCCAGACCATCCTGAATGGCTCGTGGTTGGAGGGCGATCGGGAAAGCCTAATCCTACTCGATCCTCCCCACTTCGAGACGATGGAGGGGCTTCTGAGGAAGCGGCCAAGCTTCTACCGAAACGGGATTCATGACGACTTCAGGGATCTCCGGGATCTGTCGGCGATGGAACAATTTCTCGAATCGATCGAGGCCGTCCTCTCCTTCTTCAAGGGAACGCTACCGATCACGCCCCGCTCCTTGAAAACGATGGATCTGAGCGGCTGTCTCCCCGAACGTTGGGAGGAGATCACCCTCTCGACCATCCTCCTGACCGCATTGGCCAACCAAATCCTTCAAGCGCGTTTCCAATTCGAACCCGTGGAGAGAGGTCGCCTGGGAGAGCTGCTCGCCTATCTATTCGAACGGGACGCGGGGGGGGAGGGGATCCTCAAAGGGGAGGTCCGACATGGGTTGGTCCATTTCCTGCAGTCGGTCAACCCCAATCCGCAAGAAGGACCCCATCTGGCCGATTTCCTCGATTTCTCCCTCAACCTCCTCCAGGAGGGATTTGGAAAGATCCCTGCCGGCGAAGAGATCGATCCCCGCTTCGTGAAAGGTCTCCTGATCCGCCTTTGA